One genomic segment of Pyruvatibacter mobilis includes these proteins:
- a CDS encoding PAS domain-containing hybrid sensor histidine kinase/response regulator, whose amino-acid sequence MAPAFLSAIRAASATALRRLADGLARDGGEAAPVHAELDRLRGLIDGQADIIFRRDVAGRLTFVNDVFCQTFGTSQEEALGRPFRPEVDLTAGEGLVGKPPSASLGAAPGQPLIIRTDQRLRTQLGWRWISWEESPIRGADGRLHEIQCAGRDITERKDAERELARARDEAEQANQAKSAFLATISHEIRTPMNGIIGISALLAETDLTPEQANYVQAVRRSGHALLRLIDDILDFSKIEAGRLELEDQPFSLEDMAQGLAELLAPRAVQRGISLAVVVDPSLPEQVLGDQGRLHQVFANLVGNAIKFTDKGGVTLRLLRAHAEQDGQHVTSDERNATVTLEARIEDTGIGMGEDDQRIVFEEFQQARARAAQKRGGTGLGLAISRKLISAMGGTIALESDVGKGTVFTLTVPLPVTSDVPLGDAASLADTHALVALEPVDAEALAATVRLHGGRAHVPESAATAFDGFTFHGTPALIAYADDLTAPMVMEIRHRYPGIRILAAAAADNRQQARDASGREQAPADAYILLPFRRHSAVAALIGGEEAFAEPSQGMSAAPSALSSPAPDTASPTAPAPAGGRVLLAEDNDVNALLTVSVLERDGHEVVRVHNGREAVEALETQARFDLVLMDMHMPEMDGIEATRELRGNGHDVFVVALTANAYSEDRQRCLDAGMNDYLSKPVEPDALRAILGQRVRAGAEPATPSVDKAPRPARAAHA is encoded by the coding sequence ATGGCTCCCGCCTTCCTGTCCGCCATTCGCGCTGCGAGCGCCACGGCCTTGCGCCGCCTCGCCGATGGTCTGGCGCGTGACGGCGGCGAGGCGGCCCCGGTCCATGCGGAGCTTGATCGCCTGCGTGGGCTGATCGACGGCCAGGCCGACATCATCTTCCGCCGCGACGTCGCCGGACGTCTCACCTTCGTCAACGATGTCTTCTGCCAGACCTTCGGCACCTCGCAGGAGGAGGCCCTGGGCCGGCCCTTCCGCCCGGAAGTGGATCTCACCGCCGGGGAGGGTCTTGTCGGCAAGCCGCCATCTGCGTCCCTTGGCGCTGCCCCCGGCCAGCCGCTCATCATCCGTACCGATCAGCGTCTGCGCACCCAGCTGGGCTGGCGCTGGATCAGCTGGGAGGAATCTCCCATTCGCGGGGCCGATGGCCGCCTGCATGAAATCCAGTGCGCCGGCCGCGACATCACCGAGCGCAAGGACGCCGAGCGCGAACTGGCCCGCGCCCGCGACGAGGCAGAGCAGGCCAACCAGGCCAAATCCGCCTTCCTCGCCACCATCAGCCACGAAATCCGCACGCCGATGAACGGCATCATCGGCATTTCGGCCCTCTTGGCCGAAACCGATCTGACGCCGGAACAGGCCAATTACGTCCAGGCCGTCCGCCGCTCCGGCCATGCGCTGCTGCGGCTCATCGACGACATTCTGGATTTCTCCAAGATCGAGGCCGGTCGCCTCGAGCTGGAAGACCAGCCCTTCTCTCTGGAAGACATGGCCCAGGGCCTGGCCGAGTTGCTCGCCCCCCGCGCCGTCCAGCGCGGCATTTCCCTGGCCGTCGTGGTGGACCCGTCCCTGCCGGAACAGGTTCTGGGAGACCAGGGCCGCCTGCACCAGGTCTTTGCCAATCTGGTTGGCAACGCCATCAAGTTCACCGACAAGGGCGGCGTCACCCTGCGCCTTCTCCGCGCTCATGCTGAGCAAGACGGCCAGCACGTTACCTCCGATGAACGAAATGCGACCGTAACGCTGGAAGCCCGCATCGAAGACACCGGCATCGGCATGGGCGAAGACGATCAGCGCATTGTTTTCGAGGAATTCCAGCAGGCCCGCGCCCGCGCCGCCCAGAAACGCGGCGGCACCGGCCTCGGTCTCGCCATCTCCCGCAAGCTCATTTCCGCCATGGGCGGCACCATCGCGCTGGAAAGTGACGTGGGGAAGGGCACCGTCTTCACCCTCACCGTGCCCTTGCCGGTCACGTCTGACGTGCCCCTCGGCGACGCGGCCTCCCTCGCAGACACCCACGCCCTTGTCGCGCTGGAGCCGGTGGATGCCGAAGCACTGGCCGCCACGGTCCGCCTTCATGGGGGCAGGGCCCACGTGCCCGAAAGCGCGGCGACAGCCTTCGACGGCTTCACCTTCCACGGCACCCCGGCACTCATCGCCTATGCGGATGATTTGACCGCGCCCATGGTGATGGAGATCCGTCACCGCTATCCGGGCATCCGCATCCTCGCGGCCGCAGCCGCCGACAACCGCCAGCAGGCCCGCGATGCCTCTGGCCGCGAGCAGGCCCCTGCCGATGCCTACATCCTGCTTCCGTTCCGCCGTCATTCCGCCGTCGCGGCCCTCATCGGCGGTGAGGAAGCCTTCGCTGAGCCGTCCCAGGGTATGTCCGCGGCACCATCGGCTCTTTCGTCCCCTGCGCCGGATACCGCGTCGCCGACGGCCCCCGCACCCGCAGGCGGGCGCGTGCTCCTGGCCGAGGACAATGACGTCAACGCCCTTCTGACCGTCAGCGTGCTCGAGCGCGACGGCCACGAAGTGGTGCGCGTGCACAATGGCCGCGAAGCGGTTGAGGCACTGGAGACCCAGGCCCGCTTCGATCTGGTGCTGATGGACATGCACATGCCGGAAATGGACGGCATCGAAGCCACCCGGGAATTACGCGGCAACGGCCATGATGTCTTCGTGGTGGCACTCACCGCCAATGCCTATTCTGAAGATCGCCAGCGCTGCCTGGACGCGGGCATGAACGACTATCTCTCCAAGCCCGTCGAGCCGGACGCCCTGCGCGCCATTCTCGGCCAACGGGTGCGGGCAGGCGCAGAGCCCGCCACGCCATCCGTGGACAAGGCACCCCGACCGGCCCGCGCCGCCCACGCCTGA
- a CDS encoding GNAT family N-acetyltransferase, producing the protein MFKQLAVAGLRRGFGAVMALRLRYARRRPRRGRRNLMRLTRGFVAPQAFIGTSRRFRRAATHPHLHTPKTRRVFWGLEPRTMGAAGYRAAARRRVNRAARFSGKFGPPPRPLARRKSLEVRVAETEAEVRAAQRLRYEVFYEEMSAQASPRMAAERRDFDRFDAFADHLLVIDHSRIPADYTGRDVPQEAVVGTYRLMRQEVAEARGGFYTANEFDIDHWVKASGPDTRFLELGRSCVHKDHRSRPTLELMWHAIVSYLVHYELDVMFGCASLEGTDPDELALPLSFMHHFCQGDGSTPNVRARDELYVNMNRIPRDEVDAKKGLRALPPLIKGYLRAGATIGDGAVVDHQFGTTDVLIIFPASQINDRYRDKFGKGDMKGDKPAETKTETVA; encoded by the coding sequence TTGTTCAAGCAGCTTGCAGTTGCCGGTCTGCGTCGGGGGTTCGGCGCGGTCATGGCGCTTCGCCTGCGCTACGCCCGGCGGCGTCCGCGCCGCGGCCGGCGTAATCTCATGCGCCTCACCCGTGGCTTCGTCGCCCCGCAGGCTTTCATTGGCACCAGCCGCCGCTTCCGCCGGGCCGCCACCCACCCGCATCTTCACACGCCCAAGACGCGGCGCGTCTTCTGGGGGCTTGAGCCGCGCACCATGGGCGCTGCCGGTTACCGCGCTGCGGCCCGCCGCCGGGTCAACCGGGCAGCCCGCTTCTCCGGCAAGTTCGGCCCGCCGCCGCGCCCGCTGGCCCGCCGCAAGTCGCTCGAAGTCCGGGTGGCGGAAACCGAGGCCGAAGTCCGCGCCGCCCAGCGCCTGCGCTACGAAGTCTTCTATGAAGAGATGTCCGCTCAGGCGAGCCCCCGCATGGCGGCAGAGCGCCGCGATTTCGACCGCTTCGACGCCTTCGCCGATCATCTGCTGGTCATCGACCATTCCCGCATTCCGGCTGACTACACCGGCCGCGACGTGCCCCAGGAGGCCGTTGTCGGCACCTACCGCCTGATGCGTCAGGAAGTGGCGGAAGCCCGGGGCGGTTTCTATACTGCGAACGAGTTCGACATCGATCACTGGGTCAAGGCCTCCGGTCCCGATACCCGCTTCCTTGAGCTTGGCCGCTCCTGCGTCCACAAGGACCACCGCTCGCGGCCGACGCTGGAGCTGATGTGGCATGCCATCGTCAGCTATCTCGTCCATTACGAGCTGGACGTGATGTTCGGCTGCGCCAGCCTTGAAGGTACGGACCCGGACGAACTGGCCCTGCCGCTTTCCTTCATGCACCACTTCTGCCAGGGCGATGGGTCCACCCCCAATGTGCGGGCACGTGACGAGCTCTATGTGAACATGAACCGCATCCCGCGTGATGAGGTGGACGCCAAGAAGGGCCTGCGCGCCCTGCCGCCACTCATCAAGGGCTATCTGCGTGCCGGTGCCACCATCGGCGACGGCGCGGTGGTGGATCACCAGTTCGGCACCACCGACGTGCTCATCATCTTCCCCGCCAGCCAGATCAATGACCGCTACCGCGACAAGTTCGGCAAGGGCGACATGAAGGGCGACAAGCCGGCTGAAACAAAAACGGAGACGGTGGCCTAG
- the mutS gene encoding DNA mismatch repair protein MutS: MTPPILKDTKPAAPLTGDALPAKPAPTPMMAQYLEIKAAHEDCLLFYRMGDFYELFFDDAAQAAQALDIALTKRGKHLGEDIPMCGVPVHAADAYLSRLIRKGFRVAVCEQTEDPAEAKKRGSKSVVQRAVVRIVTPGTLTEDALLDARDANILAALARVRADGSQTLGLAYADVSTGAFQVEAVDAPALAAALARLAPSELVLHEGLLADEMIGDAVQQSGVPLTPLRASAFDSDAARSRLEGLFGVRALDAFGDFTRAQIAAAGALVDYVTLTQAGTAPVLEPPRGASDRGLMAIDAATRTSLELTRGPDGARDGSLLAVMDMTVTAAGARELKARVAAPLADPAPINRRLAAVTLFAEHGTLRHDMRDCLRQMPDLERALSRLALGRGGPRDLAAIGAAVAAAARAAALLDPARGAPDFPPLPEDVAEAAAALEGARTGAPAALATLLGRALVEEPPLSARDGGYIAPGYDADLDELVSLRDGSRKVIAGLEARYRDQTGIKTLKVRHNNVLGYFIEVTATNADRLMSGDLAETFRHRQTLASAMRFTTVELSELDAKVARAGEGATAREKELFEALVAQVTEIAELAPIARALAGLDVAAALAEAAQAHAWARPRIDNSLAFKVDAGRHPVVEAALKAQGAGGFVPNDCDLTADAAPAEAEGEESSTSRPVWLLTGPNMAGKSTFLRQNALIAVMAQAGSFVPASSAHIGVVDRLFSRVGASDDLARGRSTFMVEMVETAAILNRATDRSLVILDEIGRGTATYDGLSIAWATLEHLHEVNRARTLFATHYHELTGLTATLPRLANATMRVAEHGEDVVFLHEVAPGAADRSYGIHVARLAGLPAQALTRAEEVLKALEEGDTAAGTRQDLARDLPLFAAAPRPRSSGHTAAAPDPVRQTLADANPDDMTPREALDFLYQLRRKLGDGAT, encoded by the coding sequence ATGACGCCTCCCATCCTCAAAGACACCAAGCCCGCAGCCCCCCTGACCGGGGACGCGCTGCCCGCCAAACCCGCGCCCACACCGATGATGGCGCAATATCTCGAGATCAAGGCAGCGCATGAGGACTGCCTGCTGTTCTACCGCATGGGCGATTTCTACGAGCTGTTCTTCGATGATGCGGCCCAGGCCGCCCAGGCGCTCGACATCGCGCTCACCAAGCGCGGCAAGCATCTGGGCGAAGACATCCCCATGTGCGGCGTCCCCGTCCATGCCGCTGACGCCTATCTCTCCCGCCTCATCCGCAAGGGCTTCCGTGTTGCCGTCTGCGAGCAGACCGAGGACCCGGCAGAGGCCAAGAAGCGTGGCTCCAAATCCGTCGTCCAGCGGGCTGTGGTGCGCATCGTCACCCCCGGCACCCTCACGGAAGACGCCCTTCTGGACGCCCGCGACGCCAACATCCTCGCAGCCCTCGCCCGTGTCCGCGCCGACGGCAGCCAGACCCTCGGCCTCGCCTATGCAGATGTCTCCACCGGCGCCTTCCAGGTCGAGGCGGTCGACGCCCCGGCCCTGGCCGCCGCCCTGGCGCGCCTCGCCCCCAGCGAACTCGTGCTGCATGAGGGCCTGCTCGCCGATGAGATGATCGGTGATGCCGTCCAGCAATCCGGTGTTCCGCTTACCCCGCTCAGGGCGTCCGCCTTCGACAGTGACGCCGCCCGCAGCCGGCTTGAAGGCCTGTTCGGCGTCAGGGCACTCGATGCATTCGGTGATTTCACCCGCGCGCAGATCGCCGCCGCCGGGGCGCTGGTCGACTACGTGACCCTCACCCAGGCCGGCACGGCGCCGGTGCTCGAGCCGCCGCGCGGCGCCAGCGACCGCGGCCTGATGGCAATCGACGCGGCCACCCGCACAAGCCTTGAACTCACCCGCGGGCCGGATGGCGCCCGCGACGGCAGCCTGCTTGCCGTCATGGACATGACCGTCACCGCCGCAGGGGCGCGCGAGCTCAAGGCAAGGGTCGCAGCTCCCCTGGCCGACCCCGCGCCGATCAACCGCCGCCTGGCCGCCGTTACCCTGTTTGCCGAACACGGCACCCTGCGCCACGACATGCGCGACTGCCTGCGCCAGATGCCGGATCTCGAGCGCGCCCTGTCGCGTCTCGCCCTCGGCCGCGGCGGCCCTCGCGACCTTGCGGCGATCGGGGCCGCTGTTGCCGCCGCCGCCCGCGCGGCTGCGTTGCTGGACCCGGCCCGCGGCGCGCCCGATTTCCCGCCCCTGCCGGAAGATGTGGCGGAGGCAGCCGCGGCCCTTGAGGGCGCCCGCACCGGCGCGCCCGCCGCGCTCGCCACCTTGCTGGGCCGCGCCCTTGTTGAGGAGCCGCCGCTCTCCGCCCGCGATGGCGGATACATTGCACCGGGCTATGACGCGGATCTCGATGAGCTGGTGTCCCTGCGCGACGGCAGCCGCAAGGTCATCGCAGGTCTTGAGGCCAGGTACCGCGACCAGACCGGCATCAAGACCCTCAAGGTGCGCCACAACAATGTGCTCGGCTACTTCATCGAAGTCACCGCCACCAATGCCGACAGGCTGATGTCCGGCGATCTCGCGGAAACCTTCCGCCACCGCCAGACGCTTGCCAGCGCCATGCGTTTCACCACCGTCGAACTGTCCGAGCTGGACGCCAAGGTGGCGCGGGCAGGGGAGGGCGCCACGGCGCGGGAAAAGGAGCTGTTCGAGGCGCTGGTCGCCCAGGTCACCGAGATCGCCGAACTCGCCCCCATCGCGCGTGCCCTTGCAGGGCTCGACGTCGCCGCAGCCCTGGCCGAAGCAGCTCAGGCCCACGCATGGGCACGGCCGCGGATAGACAACTCACTTGCTTTTAAAGTGGACGCAGGCCGGCACCCGGTAGTGGAAGCCGCCCTGAAGGCGCAAGGGGCAGGGGGCTTCGTGCCCAATGACTGTGACCTAACCGCGGATGCGGCACCGGCCGAGGCGGAAGGGGAAGAAAGCAGTACCAGCCGCCCCGTCTGGCTTCTCACCGGCCCCAACATGGCCGGTAAGTCAACTTTCCTGCGCCAGAATGCGCTGATCGCCGTCATGGCCCAGGCTGGCAGCTTTGTGCCCGCTTCGTCCGCCCATATCGGGGTTGTCGACCGTCTGTTCTCCCGCGTCGGCGCGTCTGACGATTTGGCGCGCGGCCGCTCCACCTTCATGGTGGAAATGGTGGAAACCGCCGCCATCCTCAATCGCGCAACGGACAGGTCACTTGTCATTCTGGATGAGATCGGCCGCGGCACCGCCACCTATGATGGCCTGTCCATCGCCTGGGCGACCCTCGAGCATCTGCATGAGGTCAACCGCGCCCGCACCCTGTTCGCCACCCATTATCATGAGCTGACGGGCCTCACCGCCACCCTGCCGCGCCTGGCCAACGCCACCATGCGCGTGGCCGAGCACGGCGAAGATGTCGTTTTCCTCCACGAGGTCGCTCCCGGCGCGGCCGACCGCTCCTACGGCATTCACGTTGCCCGGCTCGCGGGCCTGCCCGCCCAGGCATTGACCCGCGCCGAAGAAGTGCTCAAGGCTCTGGAAGAGGGCGACACCGCTGCCGGCACCCGGCAGGATCTCGCCCGGGACCTGCCCCTCTTCGCCGCTGCCCCGCGCCCCCGCTCGTCCGGCCACACGGCTGCGGCGCCCGACCCGGTGCGCCAGACCCTCGCAGACGCCAACCCCGACGACATGACCCCCCGCGAAGCTTTGGATTTCCTGTACCAGCTTCGCCGCAAGCTCGGGGATGGCGCAACCTAG
- a CDS encoding NADP-dependent malic enzyme, translated as MKVDHPMTEGSGSRRRYTDEEALLFHAEGRPGKLEITPTKPMASQRDLSLAYSPGVAAPVRAIAENPTSAYDYTAKGNLVAVISNGTAILGLGNLGALASKPVMEGKAVLFKRFADVDSIDLEVGTEDADEFINSVRYLGPSFGGINLEDIKAPECFMIEERLRELMDIPVFHDDQHGTAIIAAAGLINACHLTGRKFEDMKLVVNGAGSAGIACLELVKAMGVKSENALLCDTKGVIYQGRQEGMNQWKSAHAAPTDKRTLAEAMDGADAFFGVSVKGALTPEMVASMADNPIIFAMANPDPEITPEEAHEVRQDVIMATGRSDYPNQVNNVLGFPYIFRGALDVRATTINDAMKIAAAEALASLAREDVPDEVAAAYHGMRPRYGKDYIIPVPFDPRLITTVPPAVAKAAMETGVAQRPIIDMEGYQQELTARLDPTAASLGFIVERVRREPKRVVFAEGEESKVVRAAIAFRDQGLGTPILLGREDIVRAQMKDAGLAEDAEGIEIINQRVSDAGPDYADALYAKLQRRGYLARDCTRMVFNDRNIFAASMVAAGDADALVTGVTRSYSVALGDVRRVIDDAPGKRAMGISMILARGRTVLVADTNVHDMPTSQELADISIQAAAVARRLGYEPRVALLAYSTFGHPMGERSERVREAVEILDRQQRDFEYDGEMAADVALNRDAMSMYPFCRLSEPANVLVMPAIHSASISTKLLGELGGASMIGPLLVGLEKSVQIAPLGATVSDLVNLAAIAAYGLDA; from the coding sequence ATGAAGGTCGACCACCCGATGACTGAAGGTTCCGGCAGCCGCCGCCGCTACACCGACGAAGAAGCCCTGCTGTTTCATGCAGAGGGCCGCCCGGGCAAGCTGGAGATCACGCCGACCAAGCCGATGGCGAGCCAGCGCGACCTGTCGCTGGCCTATTCGCCCGGCGTGGCGGCACCGGTACGCGCCATCGCGGAGAACCCGACCTCGGCCTATGATTATACGGCCAAGGGCAACTTGGTTGCCGTTATCTCGAACGGCACGGCGATCCTGGGTCTCGGCAATCTCGGCGCGCTGGCCTCCAAGCCGGTGATGGAAGGCAAGGCGGTGCTGTTCAAGCGCTTCGCCGACGTTGACTCGATCGACCTTGAGGTTGGCACCGAGGACGCTGACGAATTCATCAATTCCGTGCGCTATCTCGGCCCGTCCTTCGGCGGCATCAACCTCGAGGACATCAAGGCACCGGAGTGCTTCATGATCGAGGAGCGGCTGCGCGAGCTCATGGACATTCCGGTGTTCCATGACGATCAGCACGGCACCGCGATCATTGCCGCCGCCGGGCTGATCAACGCCTGCCACCTGACGGGCCGCAAGTTCGAGGACATGAAGCTGGTGGTGAACGGCGCGGGCTCGGCGGGCATCGCCTGCCTCGAGCTGGTGAAGGCCATGGGCGTGAAGAGCGAGAACGCGCTTCTGTGCGACACCAAGGGCGTGATCTACCAGGGCCGCCAGGAAGGCATGAACCAGTGGAAGTCGGCGCATGCGGCACCGACCGACAAGCGCACACTTGCTGAGGCGATGGACGGGGCCGACGCGTTTTTCGGCGTGTCGGTGAAGGGCGCGCTGACGCCCGAGATGGTGGCGTCAATGGCCGACAACCCGATTATCTTCGCGATGGCAAACCCGGACCCGGAGATCACGCCGGAGGAAGCCCACGAGGTGCGCCAGGACGTGATCATGGCGACGGGCCGGTCTGACTATCCGAACCAGGTCAACAATGTGCTGGGCTTCCCCTACATCTTCCGCGGGGCGCTGGATGTGCGGGCGACGACCATCAATGACGCGATGAAAATCGCCGCCGCCGAAGCGCTGGCGTCGCTTGCGCGCGAAGACGTGCCCGACGAAGTGGCTGCCGCCTATCACGGCATGCGCCCGCGTTACGGCAAGGACTACATCATTCCCGTGCCATTTGACCCGCGCCTGATCACCACCGTGCCGCCGGCTGTTGCCAAGGCTGCGATGGAAACAGGCGTGGCGCAGCGGCCGATCATCGACATGGAGGGTTATCAGCAGGAGCTGACTGCCCGCCTTGACCCGACGGCTGCGTCGCTGGGATTCATTGTCGAGCGCGTGCGTCGCGAGCCGAAGCGCGTGGTGTTCGCCGAGGGCGAGGAGAGCAAGGTGGTGCGCGCCGCGATCGCCTTCCGCGACCAGGGACTGGGCACGCCGATTCTGCTGGGGCGCGAGGACATCGTCCGCGCACAGATGAAGGATGCGGGCCTGGCGGAAGACGCCGAGGGCATCGAGATCATCAACCAGCGGGTGTCAGATGCGGGCCCGGACTACGCGGACGCGCTTTATGCCAAGCTGCAGCGGCGCGGCTATCTCGCCCGCGACTGCACGCGCATGGTGTTCAATGACCGCAACATCTTCGCCGCTTCCATGGTGGCGGCGGGTGACGCGGACGCGCTGGTGACGGGTGTGACCCGCTCCTATTCCGTGGCGCTGGGTGATGTGCGCAGGGTGATCGACGATGCCCCGGGCAAGCGCGCCATGGGCATTTCCATGATCCTCGCGCGCGGCCGCACGGTGCTGGTGGCGGATACAAACGTGCACGACATGCCGACCTCGCAGGAGCTGGCGGACATCTCCATTCAGGCCGCCGCCGTGGCGCGCCGCCTGGGCTATGAGCCGCGCGTGGCGCTGCTGGCCTATTCCACCTTCGGCCACCCGATGGGTGAACGCTCCGAGCGCGTGCGCGAGGCGGTGGAGATCCTCGACCGGCAGCAGCGGGACTTTGAGTATGACGGCGAGATGGCCGCGGATGTGGCGCTCAACCGTGATGCGATGAGCATGTATCCGTTCTGCCGCCTGTCGGAGCCTGCCAATGTGCTGGTGATGCCGGCCATTCACTCGGCGTCGATCTCAACCAAGCTGCTGGGCGAACTGGGCGGGGCCTCAATGATTGGCCCGCTGCTGGTGGGTCTGGAGAAGTCGGTGCAGATCGCCCCGCTGGGTGCCACCGTGTCGGACCTTGTGAACCTCGCGGCGATCGCGGCCTATGGGCTTGATGCCTGA
- a CDS encoding YifB family Mg chelatase-like AAA ATPase: MVARVNTVAFEGVEARDVSVQVQLSPGVPAFAVVGLGDKAVAESRERVRSALTAIGLALPPKRITVNLAPADLPKEGSHYDLPIALALMTALGVLPQDAMDGFCVLGELGLDGSIAPVTGTLPAAIAANGADRGLICPEACGPEAAWAGEMQIIAARSLLEVVNHVKGTQTLPAPRPAPRAAGGTIPDMADIKGQETAKRALEIAAAGGHNLLFVGPPGAGKSMLASRLPGILPPMSTREMLDVAMVASIAGTLEGGALSPARPFRAPHHSASMAALVGGGIKAKPGEISLAHNGVLFLDELPEFARPVLDALRQPLETGQAVIARANHHVSYPARVQLVAAMNPCRCGYATEPGLACGRLPRCAQDYQTRVSGPLMDRIDIQLDVPPVSAADLRHGVPGEPSAAIAARVAAARTRQEARYTSLADGSTLPRTNAEADGQLLDQVVQLDTEGHDLMDQAAERLRLSARGFVRVLRVARTIADLEASDRVTRAHLAEALSFRRAPATAHAAA, from the coding sequence ATGGTTGCACGCGTCAACACGGTTGCGTTCGAAGGTGTCGAGGCACGCGATGTCAGCGTGCAGGTCCAGCTTTCCCCTGGCGTTCCGGCTTTTGCCGTCGTCGGCCTGGGTGACAAGGCAGTTGCTGAAAGCCGCGAACGCGTCCGGTCCGCGCTGACTGCCATCGGTCTCGCCCTGCCGCCCAAGCGCATCACCGTCAATCTCGCCCCCGCCGACCTGCCCAAGGAAGGCAGCCATTACGATCTTCCCATCGCCCTGGCCCTGATGACCGCCCTGGGCGTTCTGCCCCAGGATGCGATGGACGGTTTCTGTGTATTGGGCGAACTGGGTCTTGATGGCTCGATCGCCCCGGTCACCGGCACCCTGCCCGCAGCCATCGCCGCCAATGGCGCAGATCGCGGGCTCATCTGCCCCGAAGCCTGCGGGCCCGAGGCCGCCTGGGCGGGGGAGATGCAGATCATCGCCGCCCGCTCGCTCCTTGAGGTGGTGAACCACGTCAAGGGCACCCAGACCCTGCCGGCCCCGCGCCCGGCCCCCCGCGCAGCGGGCGGCACCATCCCCGATATGGCCGACATCAAGGGCCAGGAAACCGCCAAGCGGGCGCTGGAGATCGCTGCCGCCGGCGGCCACAACCTCCTCTTTGTCGGCCCGCCGGGGGCAGGCAAATCCATGTTGGCAAGCAGGTTGCCGGGCATTCTGCCGCCCATGTCGACCCGCGAAATGCTGGATGTCGCCATGGTTGCGTCCATCGCCGGCACGCTGGAAGGCGGTGCCCTGAGCCCTGCCCGGCCGTTCCGCGCGCCGCATCATTCGGCCTCCATGGCAGCCCTGGTCGGCGGCGGCATCAAGGCCAAACCCGGCGAGATCTCCCTGGCCCACAACGGTGTGTTGTTTCTCGATGAACTGCCTGAGTTCGCGCGCCCCGTGCTTGATGCCCTGCGTCAGCCGCTTGAGACCGGCCAGGCGGTGATCGCCCGCGCCAACCACCATGTCAGCTACCCGGCCCGCGTCCAGCTTGTCGCTGCAATGAATCCGTGCCGCTGCGGCTATGCCACCGAGCCCGGCCTGGCCTGCGGCCGCCTGCCCCGCTGCGCTCAGGATTATCAGACCCGCGTCTCCGGCCCGCTGATGGACCGCATCGACATCCAGCTCGACGTCCCCCCGGTCTCCGCCGCTGATCTGCGTCACGGGGTGCCCGGTGAGCCGTCTGCCGCCATCGCCGCCCGCGTCGCCGCCGCCCGTACCCGTCAGGAAGCGCGCTACACATCCCTCGCCGACGGCAGCACTCTGCCCCGCACCAATGCCGAAGCGGACGGCCAGCTTCTCGACCAGGTGGTGCAGCTCGACACTGAAGGCCACGACCTGATGGATCAGGCCGCCGAGCGCCTGCGCCTGTCGGCCCGCGGTTTTGTCCGCGTCCTGCGCGTCGCCCGCACCATCGCCGATCTCGAGGCCAGTGACCGCGTCACCCGCGCCCACCTTGCAGAAGCCCTGAGCTTCCGCCGCGCCCCGGCCACCGCCCACGCGGCAGCCTGA